Proteins from a genomic interval of Spea bombifrons isolate aSpeBom1 chromosome 4, aSpeBom1.2.pri, whole genome shotgun sequence:
- the C4H15orf39 gene encoding uncharacterized protein C15orf39 homolog: MAGKRQTNDLDHMSFGKLPRVEVEAQNCSLTFPGKTSHEEMLAYSSVMACSLPAPERHTTPWSSASSYLLCADSAPSQHLQTEETSARCNRPEIERLNNHAQLREIPGNHLMIQPHHQIMRYSMPSTQGYPPLVMPRPVYRSPSNFVDAGYGTHRPPLGFPVGSPIRTHAVEWNSTNLAYPSVCATGGNKKLPPTRIGPPEHVKSPHVLSQGMKELSPALRHRGDTRISGSQGEPFREHYGLFAQPSTSLHHSQFDASIGWQRGSAFSPLTPARHTYLSSAFQDSMDNGLGNFQGMNYYSPTGAGYSHRPSSYNYSMDTTLLPPIARTLLTHSNGELIQSPAYKNRDRRVSLPNRRMNDTNADRMLQLETPNLDQRSCSVQMDKDVRVASSQADQDLQVGLARISKSPRVQYSHLDRNVCMVSSKEGNGLALGLSQSGREQQVGDVLGDPLMQKIVQSPPPSTVFTDGHLHYSKTSIPSQMHAVSDSHSTHIQQSDVDGENVRHSPSTPTNISGDQISISHENQRLTPQESAMSSTNSACHSTPPATEVNINGPHSPPMPVINDVFSLAPYRDYLEGTAPHPFPLLKENIAKHKALYSQPAPQKTKEVGKGSDESLQLNSVSEHLTPSDINLTTNIQEKDLKQAEGAVLDLSLKKSPNPSLSPNGQKKCQHHDSMDSPSQFPKAGYTEATAGYLFEQPIQTISDRLSHPSKGSPLQTNAQTGADCLSTTAISYPSQTSMQTTRYCHTQTANRCSPGACLPPSVFACPIQPPTKYATQTMFPLQVAPPSNPNVPLLTPKGLSHRSTPLQTQFLEHRKERTIYPKDSPHLLSLTTEQDNEANGFHSSKSFMFRKYKLMKLPFSGGETQTAENNSDSHVLTSPFQLLSESVQSLPPSAPESSPTLGEANVSLASGEETAGSGHHFTELHRSVRVAISNSVGSSPPGLLQDWQLKSKEDERPKSPMKSKMSSRSSEPSQDHEIWLAIDGVRMLLHKVLSQLETFMFTRRCPFPHVIRAGAIFIPIYLVKEVLFSELLGPSVDRVLQRHKVELRPTTLSEEKLLRDTELKNCPSRMLKLLALKQLPDVYPDLLHLYWGYCIQKQLDNKLCVGLRVEKECPPKRKLKHASLDGGNVKVASFQREDTSVSKLHRASKRRGKQVYETQKRNPSQVRGGVIKKKRQVVHKKVGVGKRTKFTYRRKGPRKKLSGKGFPDLVGRRILHLFDDGEQEAWFRGRVLQVHRRSSNPLDTQYEVWYDDEPGTRYFLELLQDYEKGWLRFETSAVKQD; encoded by the exons ATGGCTGGCAAAAGGCAAACAAATGACCTGGATCACATGTCCTTCGGTAAACTGCCACGGGTGGAGGTGGAGGCACAGAACTGTTCGCTAACCTTTCCTGGGAAGACTTCCCACGAGGAGATGCTAGCTTACTCATCTGTTATGGCATGCTCCCTGCCAGCTCCTGAGCGGCATACAACACCTTGGAGTTCTGCTTCATCCTATTTGCTGTGTGCAGACAGCGCTCCAAGCCAGCATTTACAGACTGAAGAAACCTCTGCTAGGTGTAACAGACCAGAAATAGAGAGGTTAAACAACCACGCTCAGTTACGTGAAATTCCTGGCAACCATCTAATGATTCAACCACACCATCAAATTATGAGGTACTCCATGCCTTCCACACAAGGATACCCTCCACTTGTAATGCCAAGACCTGTGTATAGAAGCCCTTCTAATTTTGTGGATGCAGGCTATGGTACACATCGTCCACCTCTAGGATTTCCAGTAGGATCACCTATACGTACTCATGCTGTTGAATGGAACTCAACAAATCTTGCATATCCATCTGTATGTGCAACTGGTGGAAACAAAAAGCTTCCCCCAACTCGCATAGGCCCCCCAGAACATGTCAAGAGCCCTCATGTTTTATCACAGGGCATGAAGGAACTTAGCCCTGCCCTTAGACATAGGGGGGATACAAGAATTTCTGGTTCCCAGGGAGAGCCCTTTAGAGAGCACTATGGTTTGTTTGCACAGCCTAGTACATCTCTTCACCATTCTCAATTTGATGCTTCCATTGGGTGGCAAAGGGGCTCTGCATTCAGCCCCCTTACTCCTGCACGCCATACCTACCTATCTAGTGCTTTCCAGGATAGTATGGACAATGGTTTGGGGAACTTTCAAGGGATGAATTATTATAGCCCTACAGGAGCTGGTTATTCTCATAGACCCTCTTCCTATAATTATAGTATGGACACTACTTTACTACCTCCTATTGCTAGGACATTGCTCACCCACTCGAATGGAGAACTCATACAAAGTCCAGCCTATAAAAACAGGGACCGAAGAGTGAGTTTACCTAATAGGAGAATGAATGATACTAATGCAGACCGTATGCTGCAACTGGAGACACCAAATTTAGATCAACGTTCATGCTCGGTGCAGATGGACAAGGATGTGCGGGTTGCATCTTCCCAGGCAGACCAGGATCTACAAGTGGGTTTGGCTCGCATAAGCAAGAGCCCTCGGGTTCAGTATTCACATTTGGACAGGAACGTGTGCATGGTCTCTTCTAAGGAGGGGAATGGGCTTGCTCTTGGCTTGAGTCAGTCAGGGAGGGAACAGCAGGTGGGGGATGTTCTCGGAGATCCTTTAATGCAGAAGATTGTCCAGAGCCCACCCCCTTCTACTGTGTTCACTGATGGCCATTTGCATTATTCTAAAACTTCTATACCCTCACAGATGCACGCTGTCTCTGATTCTCACAGTACCCATATTCAGCAATCCGATGTGGATGGCGAAAACGTTAGACATTCACCTTCAACTCCTACTAATATTTCTGGGGACCAAATTAGTATAAGTCATGAAAACCAGAGGTTGACTCCTCAAGAGTCGGCAATGTCGAGTACTAACTCTGCATGTCACTCAACTCCACCGGCAACTGAGGTTAACATTAATGGTCCCCACTCCCCTCCTATGCCAGTCATTAATGACGTTTTCAGCCTGGCTCCATATCGAGACTACCTGGAGGGTACAGCTCCTCATCCTTTTCCATTGTTGAAGGAAAACATTGCTAAACATAAAGCATTGTATTCTCAGCCTGCACCACAAAAAACAAAGGAAGTTGGGAAGGGATCTGATGAGTCCCTGCAATTGAACAGTGTTAGTGAGCATCTAACCCCTTCTGACATTAACCTTACAACTAATATACAGGAGAAAGATTTGAAACAGGCAGAAGGGGCGGTGCTGGACCTGAGCCTGAAAAAGTCACCTAATCCAAGCCTCTCTCCTAATGGTCAGAAGAAGTGCCAACATCATGATTCAATGGATAGCCCATCACAGTTTCCCAAGGCTGGCTACACAGAAGCCACAGCAGGCTACCTGTTTGAGCAACCCATACAAACCATATCTGACAGACTTTCACACCCCAGCAAAGGCAGCCCCTTACAGACCAATGCCCAAACAGGCGCAGACTGCCTCTCCACAACAGCCATTTCCTACCCCTCCCAAACCTCCATGCAAACGACCAGATACTGCCATACACAGACTGCAAATCGGTGCTCTCCTGGGGCCTGCTTACCACCATCGGTGTTTGCCTGCCCCATACAGCCTCCGACGAAATATGCAACTCAAACCATGTTTCCTCTTCAGGTAGCTCCACCAAGTAACCCAAACGTTCCTCTTTTAACCCCCAAAGGTCTTTCTCACCGCTCTACTCCACTTCAGACCCAATTCTTGGAGCATAGAAAGGAAAGAACTATATACCCAAAAGATTCTCCACATTTGCTGTCTCTGACCACAGAACAGGATAATGAGGCAAATGGCTTTCACAGTTCCAAATCTTTCATGTTTAGAAAATACAAACTAATGAAACTTCCCTTCAGTGGAGGAGAAACTCAGACAGCAGAAAATAATTCTGATTCTCATGTTTTAACCAGCCCATTCCAACTGCTCTCTGAGTCAGTACAGTCTCTTCCCCCAAGTGCTCCTGAGTCTTCTCCAACTCTTGGTGAAGCCAATGTTTCTTTGGCAAGCGGAGAAGAGACTGCTGGATCAGGGCACCACTTCACTGAGTTACACCGTTCTGTGCGTGTAGCCATCTCAAATTCAGTTGGATCTTCCCCTCCTGGTCTACTTCAAGACTGGCAGTTAAAATCCAAAGAAGATGAGAGACCCAAGTCTCCTATGAAGTCAAAAATGAGTTCAAGGTCCAGTGAACCCTCCCAAGATCATGAAATATGGTTGGCCATTGATGGTGTCCGCATGCTCTTGCATAAAGTACTGTCTCAGTTGGAAACCTTTATGTTCACAAGAAGATGCCCCTTTCCTCATGTTATCCGGGCTGGTGCCATCTTTATCCCTATCTATCTGGTAAAGGAGGTTCTTTTCTCTGAGCTGCTGGGACCATCTGTAGATCGTGTATTGCAGAGGCACAAAGTAGAACTTCGTCCCACTACTCTATCTGAAGAGAAACTCCTGAGGGACACAGAGCTGAAGAACTGCCCATCTCGCATGTTGAAATTACTTGCACTTAAACAACTCCCTGATGTTTATCCAGACTTACTACACCTGTACTGGGGATACTGCATACAGAAGCAGCTTG ATAACAAACTGTGTGTTGGACTCAGAGTGGAGAAGGAGTGCCCGccgaaaagaaaattaaaacatgCTTCATTAGATGGAGGGAATGTGAAAGTAGCTTCATTTCAGAGAGAGGACACCTCTGTCTCTAAGCTTCACAGAGCTTCTAAGCGTCGTGGAAAGCAAGTATATGAAACTCAGAAACGAAACCCTTCTCAAGTTAGAGGTGGAGTCATCAAGAAGAAGAGACAAGTGGTTCATAAAAAAGTTGGTGTTGGGAAGCGCACAAAATTTACATACAGAAGGAAAGGTCCTCGTAAAAAACTTTCAGGAAAAGGCTTTCCGGACCTGGTTGGAAGACGCATCCTTCATTTATTTGATGATGGTGAACAGGAAGCTTGGTTTCGAGGTAGAGTCTTGCAGGTGCACAGACGATCTAGCAACCCCTTGGACACACAGTATGAGGTGTGGTATGATGACGAACCTGGCACTCGTTACTTTTTGGAATTGCTGCAGGACTATGAAAAAGGCTGGCTCAGATTTGAAACCTCGGCTGTTAAACAGGATTAG